The Hujiaoplasma nucleasis DNA window AAAAATCTATTCTTTTACGTAAGGTAATAAAGCCATGAAACGTGCTCTTTTAATAGCTCTTGCCAAATGTTTTTGGTAATAAGCGTTGGTTCCAGTAACACGTCTAGGAAGAATTTTACCTCTATCTGAAATAAATCTTCTTAGTAATTCATGATCTTTGAAATCTATGTAAGCTATTTTGTTTTCAGTGAAATAGCATCTTTTACGACTTCTACGTCTATTTGATTTGAATCCTGGTCTTGCCATAATAATCCTCCTTTTTTAAAATGGTAGGTCATCTTCAATATCATTGAAGTTGCCTGTATCAATTTTTTCTTCTTGTTTGTAGTTTTGACTTGGATTATTATCTTCTCTTTGTGATTTGCTATCAAGGAAAGTCACAGAGTCACATACGACATCTGTAGTATATCTTTTCGCATTGATTTTTTCATCCATGTACTCGCCAGTCTGAAGTTTTCCTTCAACTGCAACTAAAGAACCCTTTGAAACATAACGGGCAATATTTTCAGCTTGTTTTCTCCAAGCTGTACAGTTGATGAAATCAACATCTTTATCTCCATTATTATTAGAATAAGGACGATTCACTGCAAGAGAAAAACTACAAACAGGAATGTTGTTATTGGTATGTCTTAATTCTGGGTCTCTCGTTAAACGACCGATTAATACAACTTTATTAAACATTCTAATTTCTCCTTACATTTCGTCTCTTGCGATAACAATGTGACGAATAACATCTTCTTTGATTTTAATAACACGGTCAACTTCGTTCACTGCTTCGCTAGATGCTTGAACATCTAAGATAACATAGTAACCTTTTTTAAAGTCATTAATTTCATAAGCAAGATCTCTCATGCCCCATTCAGTCACTTTAGGCTCTTGAGAATCGAATTTAGTAAAGATGTTATTTACTTCAGTAATTAACGCTTTTCTAGCTTCTTCTTCAAGATTAGGACGAATGATGTACATAATTTCGTATCTTTTCATAGTATACCTCCTTTTGGTCTTTGGCTGCATTAGCAGCAAGGTTTTGCCGCCTAAGCAGCAAGGTTAAATCACTTTTAGAATTATATCATAAAGCCTTATTTTTGTCCAATAAAAAAAGCGAGAAACTCGCTTTTAATTATTAATAATTATTATTCTTTCTCACTTTGATTAAAAATGCTAACAATGTCATCATAATGAGTCATTCTATTAGAAGGTACTAACAATAATAAAGAACCATTGATATGATCTTCTTCGACTTTTCCTTCTAATTGTGCTTGAATCACTTGACTCACTTCAAGAACTTCTCTTAAATATTCTTCAGAAGGAAATTCAATAATCACTGCAGTTTTGCTATCGATACTATCATCTTCTAAAGTTTCAAAATCGCCATAAACGTATACATTATAGTCCATTCCATCAATGACTTTTAAATCTACATCTTCTTCAAGTGTGAATGGTGTAAGATTTGTGAATGCTTTATCTTCGATATCGTATTCAGCTAAGATTAAAGCTCTTAACTCTAAAGACATTCTATCTACTGGAATAAACATTGAAGTTGTTGAAACTTTATCAACTGTAGGTTCAGCATTTTCTGTACTTTGAGCTTGAATTAAACGTTTATCCAAATCAAAGTTAACAGCAATTGAGTTTTTGTACGTATATTGATGATATCCCGCTTCTAAAAAATCTTCATCAACATTATTAATTTCTGATCCTGAACATGCTGTAACAGCCAATATAGCAAAAGCCATTACAAATGCTAAAAATACTTTCTTTAAATTTTTCATTGTCCACCGTCCTAAATTCAATAGATTATATCTATCTTGTCCTTAAAATT harbors:
- the rpsR gene encoding 30S ribosomal protein S18, whose product is MARPGFKSNRRRSRKRCYFTENKIAYIDFKDHELLRRFISDRGKILPRRVTGTNAYYQKHLARAIKRARFMALLPYVKE
- a CDS encoding single-stranded DNA-binding protein; amino-acid sequence: MFNKVVLIGRLTRDPELRHTNNNIPVCSFSLAVNRPYSNNNGDKDVDFINCTAWRKQAENIARYVSKGSLVAVEGKLQTGEYMDEKINAKRYTTDVVCDSVTFLDSKSQREDNNPSQNYKQEEKIDTGNFNDIEDDLPF
- the rpsF gene encoding 30S ribosomal protein S6, with amino-acid sequence MKRYEIMYIIRPNLEEEARKALITEVNNIFTKFDSQEPKVTEWGMRDLAYEINDFKKGYYVILDVQASSEAVNEVDRVIKIKEDVIRHIVIARDEM